One Mycobacterium paraseoulense genomic window, GTGTACGCGTCGTCGAACTGCGCGGGCGGCGGCCACTCCGGGGCCAGGCGGTAGTCGACCGCGACGACAGTGGCCGCCGACGCCGCGGCCAGCTCACGCGCCAGGGGTTCGAACGAGTGGTTCGACCCCATCACGAGCCCGCCGCCGTGCAGATACACCAGCACGGGTCCGCCACTGTCGGGGTTGGGGCGGTAGACCCGTGCCGGGATGTCGCCCGCGGGACCGGGTATGGCTACTTCCGTGACGCCGGCCATCTCGGCCATCGGCTCGGGCGGCGGCGCGGATTCGAGCGCGGCGCGCACCGCCGCGAGCCCGCGCTGGCGCATCGGTGGGATGTCACCGAACGAAGCGATGCGGGCGGCGGCATCGGGGTCCAGCCGGGAGGTCCCCATGTCAGCGCTGGTTGGCACTGAACCGGCGTTCCGTGCGCAGTACCGGCCGTCGTTGCGTGGCAAGCACTTCGGCGCGCTCCGCCATCGCCGCCCCGACATATGCCGGATGTGTGAGCAGGTAGAAACGGCCCTCGGCGGCCTGTTGGAACAGTGTTTCGGCGGCCGCCAGCGGGTCCATCGCGTCCGCTTTGATGTCCAGCATGGTCTCGCGGTGCGTCTCAGCGGCGCCGATGTCAGCGCCCTCCGCGGCATCGACACCGCCGGCGGATTCGAAGATGTGGGACACGACCGGCCCCGGCAACACCGCCTGCACCTGTATGTGGTGGTCGTGTCCCGCCATTTGGACCTCGGCGCAGAGGCATTCGGTCATGGCGAGCACAGCGTGCTTGCTCACGATGTAGGGCGTCTGCAACGGCATCGTCACGACGGCGCCGACTGACGCGACGTTCCACACCCACGCCCGCTCGTCGGCGGCCATCATTTTCGGCAGAAATGCCCGCACGCCGTGGAAGACTCCGCTGATGTTGACGTCGACGACGCGCCGCCAGTTCGGCACCGGCGTGTCCCACAGATAGCCGAATTGTTCGATGCCCGCGTTGTTCACCAGCAGCCGCGCCGCGCCGAAATCCCGATAGACCCGGTCCGCGAGCCCCTGCACCGCATCGGGGTCACGGACGTCGCAGACGATGTCGACGGCCGTGCCGCCGGCCGCGCACAGTTCGTCGCGCAGCGCCGCGACGCCGTCGGCGTCGATGTCGGCGAGCACCACGGTCATGCCCAGCCGGTGGGCGTGCCGCGCCAAACCGGCACCGATCCCGGATCCAGCCCCGGTGATGACGGCGACGCCCCCGGCGAATGCGTCGCGGGCGGTCATGACGGGGCGGCGCTGCCGGCATGCAGGTCCGCCAGCAACACCGAGTTGGTCGCGTCGAGCACGACGTCCATCTCGGTGAATTGCAGCCCATTGTCGCCGCGCCGGACGGCGACGTCGACAACCCCGCTGGACACCGCGAACGGCACGAAATTGGCGATCTGGTTGACGAGGATGTAGAACCGCGCGCGGGTGACGTCACCGTCGGCGCCGGTGCGGTGGACGTTGGTGGCGTGGTGACGCAACGGGTACGGGCTCTGCTTGCGATGCTGGGACAACCACTGGATCACCGCGTCGCGGCCGTTGAGCTCGGGCGACATGAGTTCCTCGAAAGGACTTGCGCCCGAGTCGCTTCGAGTCACGTAGCGCACGTCATGGGCATATCTCGCCGCCAGCTCGGCGTAGTGGGCCTCGTCGTAGTGGTACCAGAACTCGCCGATGAACTCCTGCAGCTCCGACAGCGTGACGTCGTTGTTCATGGTTCGAATCAAACTCCACTGCGGTCGCGGCGGCACGGCGACCGCCCGATGAGTGGAACACCGTCCGCGTCACTCGGTGACGAGGCTCCACAGGCCCCCGGCGCTCGCGTGCATGGCGGTGTCGGCGACGACGTCGTCCCAGTAGCGCATCGAACCGAACTCCGATCGCCACGCGAGGGCGGCCCTGGTGAATTCATGCAGGCGGTGCTCGCGGGTGGTGCCGATGGCGCCGTGCACTTGGTGCGCGTTTCGCACCACCACCGATGTCGCGTGGCCCGCACACGAACGCGCCGCGGCCACAAGGAATTCCAGGTGCGGGCTCGACCACTTTCCCGTGACGCCGGCCGTCAACGCCGCCTCGGTTGCGGCCCGGGCGAGCGCGGCCTCGGCGGCAACGTCGGAGACCAGGTGCGCAACGCCCTGGAATTTCGACAACGGGCGCCCGAACTGGGTTCGTGAGGTCACGTGCTGGATGCAGAGTCGCAGTATTTCGTCCAGGGCGGCACACACCTGGATCGCCCGCACCAACCCCGACTTCAGCCGCAGCTGGGTGACCAGGTTCGGGCCGATGGCCGTTCCCGGCAAGCCGGGGAGCTCGGCGGACACGGTGTCGCGTGGTTCCCCGATCAGGTTGGTGCCGGGGGTGATGGTGAGCAGCTCGGCCGCGACGTCGGTGACGCGATATTGCCCGCCGGCGCGCCATACGACCACCACGCGTTCGGCCGTGCTCGCCCATGGCACGTGCGTCGCGACGCCGTGCCTGTCGACCAGGCACACCGTCCGGGGTGCGCGGTCGGCGGCCAACCCGCCGGCCTCCAGGAGCCAGCATGCCAAGACGTCGTGCTCCGCCAGGGGGATTCGTATACCGCTGCGCACCGCCGCCGACATGAGCTCGGCCGCCTCGTACCAGCCGGCCCCGCTGCCGCCGTGCTCGGCCGCGCCGGTGAGGCGCAGCAGACCGAGCTCGGCGACCTGGTGCCACAGGCCAGAGCCGCGCTCGACGACCGTTGCGCCCGCGAGCTTTTCGCGGTGACCGGCAAAGACGGCAGCCATCATGTCGGCCAGGGCTTGGTCGACGGAAGGCCAGGTGCTCACCGCAGCCCCAATCCGCGCGCGATGACCCCGCGAAGCACCTCGTTGGTGCCGCCGCGCAGCGTGAACCCCGGCCGCTGGTCCACGGCGGCACGCACCAACTCCGCGAAGATCCGATCGGGGGAGTCCTGCAGGTCGGCGAACTCTGCGATGTCGCCTTCGGTGGTGGTGCCGAGCACCTTGACCAGGGCGGCGGGGATGTCGGCCGCCTCGCGCCGTTCCAGCGAGCCGGCAACCGCCGTGGACATGTGGTGCAGACCGGTGACCCGCGCAACGAGCCTCCCCAGCTCCGCGCTGCGGGGAATGGCGTTCGCGGCCATCCGGTCGGCGCACGCCGCCAGCAGGACGAAGGTCGACAGGAATCGCTCGGGCCCGCTGCGTTCGAAGCTGAGTTCCGACGTCACCTGCCGCCAGCCGTCACCGATTGCGCCGAACACCATGTCGTCGGGGACGAACGCCTCGTCGAGGATCACCTCGTTGAAGTGGTGGGCGCCGTTCATGGAGACGATCGGG contains:
- a CDS encoding SDR family NAD(P)-dependent oxidoreductase, with the protein product MTARDAFAGGVAVITGAGSGIGAGLARHAHRLGMTVVLADIDADGVAALRDELCAAGGTAVDIVCDVRDPDAVQGLADRVYRDFGAARLLVNNAGIEQFGYLWDTPVPNWRRVVDVNISGVFHGVRAFLPKMMAADERAWVWNVASVGAVVTMPLQTPYIVSKHAVLAMTECLCAEVQMAGHDHHIQVQAVLPGPVVSHIFESAGGVDAAEGADIGAAETHRETMLDIKADAMDPLAAAETLFQQAAEGRFYLLTHPAYVGAAMAERAEVLATQRRPVLRTERRFSANQR
- a CDS encoding nuclear transport factor 2 family protein, which codes for MNNDVTLSELQEFIGEFWYHYDEAHYAELAARYAHDVRYVTRSDSGASPFEELMSPELNGRDAVIQWLSQHRKQSPYPLRHHATNVHRTGADGDVTRARFYILVNQIANFVPFAVSSGVVDVAVRRGDNGLQFTEMDVVLDATNSVLLADLHAGSAAPS
- a CDS encoding acyl-CoA dehydrogenase family protein, yielding MSTWPSVDQALADMMAAVFAGHREKLAGATVVERGSGLWHQVAELGLLRLTGAAEHGGSGAGWYEAAELMSAAVRSGIRIPLAEHDVLACWLLEAGGLAADRAPRTVCLVDRHGVATHVPWASTAERVVVVWRAGGQYRVTDVAAELLTITPGTNLIGEPRDTVSAELPGLPGTAIGPNLVTQLRLKSGLVRAIQVCAALDEILRLCIQHVTSRTQFGRPLSKFQGVAHLVSDVAAEAALARAATEAALTAGVTGKWSSPHLEFLVAAARSCAGHATSVVVRNAHQVHGAIGTTREHRLHEFTRAALAWRSEFGSMRYWDDVVADTAMHASAGGLWSLVTE